ACAAATCCTCGAGAACAAAGTATGGGACCTGGTTCTCAAGCTGAAGAAGGTCCCGTGCAACGGAATACAACACGTATGAATTATTTAATGGGGGATCCATATGTCTGTCTCTTGCCATGACCCCTGCGATTTGACGGAGAAACTGAATGATGAAGCATCCATCAACAACCATCATTTTCACAAGATCAGGTCCGTTGAAACACTCAGTGCTCTCCGAATAGCACTGCCGGATCATTTCCACTTTCAGTGCCACTGTATTGATGAGGTCCTCGAGGCCGACACTGTGCGGTTGAGTTTGGTCCAGCATGGTGTGGAGGTATCTCCACTTGTGCTTCTGAAGCATCTGCAACTGCTGCTCCCCATGGTGGTATGGGCCAATAGAGACGATGCGAGGCCGGCATGCCTTGGCAATACCTCCTCCAATCGCCTCAGGGGTTCTGAAGATGGTACATGTGCTTCCGCCTGGGGATTCATTCAAACATTGCAGCGCTGCCACAATATCTTGGGACATGTCATACGCTAACTCCTGCTTCATGAGCTTGATCCCATGTTCCTCAGCGGTTGCTTGACGACCTCCTCGATTGTTGTCCATGCCGAGTTAAATTGTAGAATCAACGTGAATCTCTTGCTGGGATTTCAATAGCTAGAGAGAGAATTGGAAGGATACGAGAAGTGTAGTGCAACCGTGAAAAATGTGAGGGACGTGTAGAGATTTTAAAAGGTCATGGAACCAAGCTGGAGCGGCAAGTCCTGGTGACGGTCATATGTTACATGGTCTAGTTTATTTCTGAGTTTAATAATTGAAAACGAAAGAGGGCTCGTCTCACATGAGGCAAAGTTGCGGACGGCTGTATGAGCCGTTGGATGGCCGACGATGAACACGTCACCTGCTGATCAATCGATCATCATCAATCGTGAGATCAAATATGAACTATTGTCAGGCGGCTCTCTTTTGGTCTTCcttttctcctaaatagattatATTTGCTACGACAATTGGAAAACCCATTCTCatagaatttttaaaaacaaataatcaattaaCTAGGGTTAGTTGTATATTAAGACTGGTTTGAAAAGTTTGTGTATTAGGGAAGAACAAGGACAATAAGCCACAGTAATGACAAAATGTAAGTTGAATTCACacaacacattttttttaatggttggATATATCTTATGTGATATATTAAGTTATATACTAACGAATGATAAACTAAATTAGagtatatataaatttgttattgTGGGCATATTTATCTTTGGAATTCTCGAAATTCCAAGAGTAACGAACAGACCCCAATAAGGAGACATATCCAATACAATTTCGTTAGGTAATGGCATAGAAAAACGTTCCGAGTCAGTTCTCTTTGTCAAGGATGTACATCTAGGGAATTTTGCATATGTCCCTCAATTCTCCATATCTCTCTGAATCATACATGTATCTCTTGGTTACGCATTTCATGATTGATTATGAttgatataatattttattattttatatagtcATATCATAAAACCTATAAATAGAAGGGAAAAATCTCAgaaaagttttaaacattttccatagtaccaatttagtcataatcctcttaattgtatcaatttgttcctaaattttttaacaagCAACAAGTTAGTCATTTCTACTAATTTTGACCGAATATTGCTAATATGGATGCCAGCAATCCCATATGACACAACCAGTGTTGatgtaaacatttttaaataatttttaaatttttatctctttttttctctctgttttttttttttttttttacaggacaacctcaccaaatttggggaggccaacccttgcccaTGCTTGGTCGGCCTCAACAAGCATCATTGACCCTCGCTTAGGCTAGGGTGGCGTTGCCAATGTTTGCCCTTGCCCTGATGAGGCAGACCCTTGCCAGCCATGGCCATACCGGCCATCAGAGGAAAgaggagggaagaaaaaaagaaaaaaaatgattgaaaaattcaaaaaatttaaaaatattattaaaaatttcaacatCAATGCTAATCATGTTATGTAGTACAACCAAAGTCCACATTAGTAATATCTTACTaaaattagatgaaaaaaattaattggctttaaattaaaaggtttatgacttaattgacacaattaaaatatttaagaatataGTGGCACCGACGctataagtttaggattttttcgATACTCCATAGATAGGCTCATACACTATTCATCACTATATATTAATATACATAAATTACACAATTCTCTTTGTAGGATACCACGCAACCATGTCGGCCTCTTGCAAAGAGACTAGCCACTTTAGCCTATTCTATAGTCGCATAGCCTCGAACCACAACCATGCTTAGCTTGCACAATTCAACCAGTTCTCTCTTTAGGACACCGAGATGATAGCATAGTGTCACAGTCcatgaatcctcccgtactcgtgacacttgtgagtggcgctTGGGGTTATCGGTGAAGAGTATGAGGCGAAGGGTAGAACACAACGggtccgtgggagtggcgtcgggacggttggtgctaggagttctaggatagaaggattatatcacttaggagctctgaagacggggtaggcctcccgtgcacaaattggtcgggagctgatgccgctctcctgacaaggccatggcaggccgaaaccagttgttgtgcctaaagagaactgctgccttactcgatggactagacgcccgagcgaagctgggcgtggtaggatctcgcacgaagaatcattcaccgtatcgttcgtggaacagctaaagaaagggctggcctggcgaattccgctcgcTAGGCGCCCGCGGGTCGTTTCTAAGGCCAAGGAAACTTCCGGCCCGTGacaaagtggtatcagagctaaagAGAGATCCGTTTCCAAGAGATTGAAGAGCGCCAGCTGTTTGAAAGAATGTCAAGCCAAGATGCGAATATAGTTGGAGAGGCTGTGCCAGTCAAGGACACGCGCAGCAAATCAAAGAAGAGAGATGCCTCGGTGGATGCTGCGGCTACGTTCGATGAGAAGATCGGGAAGGTCCGGAGTGCCGTGCTCGaactcatggaaggtcttgacgatgtgcgagaccggatcatggaggttgagGGCTCGCTCCGTGAAGACTTCACGACCGGCATCAACCAAGCCATGGCTTCATTGTTCGACAAGGACGAAGCTCtcgaagcatcgatcgatgGTTTGAACAAGCGCGTCCAAATAATCGAGGAGGTAAGCCCGTGTAGGGACGAGGTCAAAGCCATGAAGGcggagatccaagagctcaagactgAGCTCGCCCTATGCAAGCTGAGCATCACGAACGGTGCGGTGCCTACTCAAGCGGTGCCCAAGCCAAAGGAGTTCAAAGGCAACCGGTCCACCCAAGAGGTGGACAACTTCATATGGAGCATGGAACAATACTTTGGCGCCGTCAACATCCGAGATGAGTCGACCAAGGTACGAACCGCTTCCTTGTTCCTATCTGATACGGCAATGCTGTGGTGGTGCAATAGGTGCGATGAGATTCGATGCGGCACTGATCTCGTGAACACGTGGGATGAATTCATGAGGGAATTCCACGACTATTTCTTCCCCGAGTTCGCTCAACAAGAAGCCCGAAGCATGCTCCATCGCCTCGAGCAAAGAGGTGCGATCCAAGAATACGTGAAAGAGTTCATGGAACTCAAACTCCAGATTCGCAACCTGAGCGAAGAGGAGGTTCTCGGAGTGTTCATGGATGGACTCAAGCCATGGGCACAGCTCGAGTTGAAGCGGTGGGACGTGAGTAGCCTAGCGCGTGCGCTGAGCGTGGCCGAGTCTCTCGACGACCTCACCAAGGTTGAGCCGAGGAACAACTGAGCAAGAGATTGGAGATCAGATTGACCCGAAGACGACATGAGAAGCACTCCCCGAGGCGCGCATGATCAAGGCAGCCGAGCCAAAACATGGGGAGAAGGGACTTCTAAGCCGTCCTTCCAAAGAGGTCGACCACCGATCGACTACGCGAGTAAGTTCGATCAACCTCCGCCCTCTCcttgctttatttgcaaagGTCCGCACTGGACCCAAAAGTGCCCGAAGAAGGGTCGAATCAACGCCCTCCTTGCCatcgaggaagagaaggaggagccCAAAGAAGACAAGCGGGATCTGGATTGGAGCTGTGAGGAAGATCAACTCGGTCAAGCCCGATCGCCGACCAAAGAAGAGGGAATCGCTCAAACATCGACATGTTCTTTGTAGAGGTCGAAGTGGGCAGCCGAACGCTTTACGCTTTGGTCAACACCGGCGCATCcaacatgttcatgtcgaccGAGGTTGCAAAGGTCTTGGGACTTCACGTGGAGCCATCCGGGAAGTCGTACAAGCCCATCAATTCGGGCGACTTCCATGGCGTTGGAGAAACACCCGACGTGGACGTCAAGATTGGCGGATGGAAGGGTCAAATGGCATTTGAGGTAATCCCTCTTGACGATTATGATCTCATACTTGGCATGCAATTCTTCGAGAGTGTGGGAGCcatgatcgacatgaggacGAAGTGTATGATGATCCTCGATCAAAAGTGCCTGTCGATGATCACCATGATCAAAGGGGTGgtcgacaccaagaccatcgcGTCGATCCGACGCctcgacaagagcttgaaggccGTCATGCGCATCAACAAGCTGTCCGAGGTAAAACCGAAGGTCGAGTTGGATCCTACTCCGACTCATGACATGCCCATCCAATCGCTCTTCCCTGAGGTTGAGTGCGCACCGCGTGCGTCGTCCAAGCCAAAGACCGAGCCGCGCACCAAGTCCGACTTCATCATAGAAGGATGCGGTCCCTCGTTCGTGAGCGTCCGAGCGAAGAGAAACAAGCACAAGAGAGATCGTGCCAAAGCCCGCAAGGCTGCTCGCTAGAGCCGAGAGCAACGAGGACGTCGCTCGAATGAGTGGGGAGAATGTCACAGGACTAAAGATGgacgacccgagaggttcccaGTCGACCCCAACTCGCCCGTGGTCCTCCCTTTGTCACTCGGATTCCCACCGAGCCTTCTCCCGAACATTGCAAGGGCGGGCGATACCGTCATTGAGTCATATTACGGGAGTCTGTTCCTTtcatttatgtcggtagatggtagttgacattatgtcggtagttgaggcggtgcgatctcaTCCGCCGATATAATTCTAGATCAATGGatgtaatccgaggccctcaactatgaaaggggtgtcctccttcatttgtaatcatccactacttccgcaatacaaagcaagtcttctttccagagctcttctctctagatcttttctctctctacgatccgggtaaggcgagcgagtgagcgttcgactgtgtaaggcttggcttaggtgctTTGGTGATCCATTCCGATCCTAAAGTGCCCGAGTCAccgcgcggtcacgatcccaatcgatcggcccgtgacaagtggtatcagagcaggaatCCCTCTAGTAAGCGAGTGAGCAAGTCGGAGAATCGGACTCCTTGCTCAAGTGCGGGTCAAGCAGATAAGTCCCAGTGGATGGGTGCTAGGACAAGTCGGCTTCTCATCGAGCGGAATGCGAGTTAGAGAAGAACCGAACCCTTGCTAAATGGGGACAACGTTCTTGGATCGATCGGTGAATTCGAAGAAGAGGTCTACTATcacgttttcaacaagaaaagaacctcCATTGGTCTGCTGGGGTCAAGATGCTGGTTAGGCTTAAAGGGTGCTGCCAAAAGATGTGGTTGgcgaaaaatgccacacttgccaaaAGCGCGGGTGGATGAAGGGCCGAGCGgctgagatcaaaagaggccaCCAATGGAACAAGACCTGTTTTGTTGGGCGAGCGTGACCGTTCGATGTGAATTCCCAAAAGTGGCACATCAATGGTTAACTTACGCAAGGAAGCGACAGAGCAGAGATCGCAACGAGGGCGTTGCGGGTGaatgggggagaatgtcacggtccgtgaatcctcccgtactcgtgacacttgtgagtggtgctTGGGGTTATCGGGTGAAGAGTATGAGGCGAAGGGTAGAACACCTGGCggtccgtgggagtggcgtcgggacggttggtgctaggagttctaggatagaaggattatatcacttaggagctctgaagacggggtaggcctcccgtgcacaaactggtcgggagcGATGCCACTCTcgacgaggccatggcaggccgaaaccggttgttgtgcctaaagagaaCTGTTGCcttactcgatggactagacgcccgagcTTGGTCGGCCTCAACAAGCATCATTGAACCGAGTGTTTTTTTAAGATCTTTTCTCCAATCCACAAGTGACTGCTTTTGCGTCACTTGGAATTTGAGGATGTTATATAGATAGGAGATTTTCCATAACTCTCGATTCTGCATATCTTTTCAGATTATAAAAATATCTTCCCatatttttgattaattataattgatatcattaaatattattatctaatatagtcatttcataATGCTTATAAATAATGCCACTCACTCTACATGATAATAtagtattatataaaatttacaTAATTCTCTCTTCTGCATTATTCTTATCTTGGTGTCAGAAATAGACAAGCTTTAGAAGTTTTACTGTACCCAATCTGAGTGCATTTTCCTttggtttcttccttttctctctttattcTTGCCTTGCtccttttgttggaaaatgaaatcCGGGTTCTCTCCCCCGAATTATTCTTATCTTGATGCTAGAAATAGACAATCCCGAGAAGTTTTATTGTAGCCAATGCACTTCCAAATGCATTTCCTTGGGTTTCTTCCtgtttattctttattcttgcCTTGCtccttttgttggaaaatgaaattCGTATTCCTtgcatgaagatgaagaaaagcaAGCACAAAACAAAGTTAATTAATCTCCAATTTGACCAGCtcattcaaataaaagaaaatgacgaGTAATCAATAACCCAATCTTACTTTATCtaatgaatttcactatagaaaAATGCTTCAGGCTGATTTTCTTGACATATACAATTTCTTCCGCCATGTAATTATGTGAATGACTTTATCTGAACCGGAGAAGATccaaaataataacaaaattgagaaagaaaaaaaaaaaaaaaatatatatatatatatatatatatatatatatatatatatctcataAGAGAATGCGGAAACAAGATTTGAGGATGAGATGacatttttaatggaaattgtTCCAGTTGGACAATAATTAAGGAATTTCTCGAGAACCCCCGTTTTGGCGTGAACCAACTAGAATTTAACTAGTCCGAGGAGCTTACATTGACCCAGTCATAATCCCAAGCAATTACCTCTCTCCCAAGCTTGCGAGTTGCGACGCTTTGGCTTTGCGTCCATGGCACAGTCTGAGCGAATATTACcaataaattcttaaatttattgaacttttatcaatttagtactaaaattttaatttgaccaagTTTTAAACCGTTAGATAATTTGCCAATGCGGTctatccggctaattttggtaaGAAATCATTGAAGCTGGACGCTGGACATCCTAGGTGACACGATTAGCAccgacatgaataattttttatgatttatcaataatattttaaaattttattttccttttttttttttttttttttcattttgttcccttCCCTTTCGAGCTTGGCATGGGTGAGAGCAAGTGCTGGTAAGGGGGAGGGTGAGAGCCGCTGAGGACCCCTTCGCCAGATTTGGCCAAGCCAACCCTCATTAGGCCTCTCTTGGGCATGGACCAGTCTTGCAAAATTTGTTGAGGCCGAACCTCGCCAAGTGAGGTCAACTCTCACCACCGATGGTCGGCGACTAacacaaaaagggaaaagaagtagaaaaaattagataaattatttaaaaattatataattagcCACGTCGGCATCGGTCATACCACGTAGGATGGTCAACATCCATActttggcaaatcattaaagGTGTtaggtttttatatttttggtaaaaaaaaagagttaggatttaattggccaaattgaaaggtGTAGATTATTAGCACAAAGTTCAACACgattagaacttttttggtaattcacTTGCCATTTGATATTCCataataagaaaggaaaaaaagggagaaaaagaaaataggttGGAAATTAAATGGGCAGAGGAATATTGGCCACCGTTGCAGCTTTTCTCTTCAATTGCAGGCCTAGAGCTTATCCACTCGGGTTGGGAAAATTccagaaaaattacaaaaacaattttaaacctattgtaatttttccaattcagtcataaacctttttttttttattttttattaacttaatcctaaactttttacaattgtgtcaatttagtccattcacCTAATTTTGGCTAACTGTTTAGTGGATGCTAacatataatattttgtttttatcttatttttattaattttttctttttttttctttctttttttcttcacttcatcCTCCTTCCTTTAGCCGGTTGCCACTATGCAACCTCTGGCCAAGGTTGCCAATGGCTAGGCGACACTCGCACTTGCCAATCTAGTGAGAGTCAAGCCTCACTAGCCATGAATGATGCCTTACCTCACCAAATCTGATGAGGTCGTGCCTCACCAAAGCTCGTGGGGTTGAAGGGTGTGACCTCATGCAGTCTCTAGCATGAGCAAGCCTCGCCAACCATGAGCAAGTTatggcctcgccaaatctaacAGGGCCTCACCATCACTAAGTGAGGCTCACCCACGATAGTGGCCAGTGGGGATGAGCCTCGCCAGTGCTCACTACtaccggctagaggaaggaggaacaaggaagggaaaaaaaaaagaggaaaaaaaaaaagttcgctAAAAGTTTCTAAAATAAGGGTATGAAGTACATTTATCTTCTCAATTAAGGACTTGAAGTTGATCCTATTTTAAATGAGGGCTTGAAGTCCCTTCAGTTTCTAAAATAAGGTTCTAaagtgaatattattttaaataagagcctaaagtgaCAATATTAGGGTCACACCCCGAATCCTAAAGGGATGGAGATGACACAGCCGTCCTTACACTCGAAAGGCATAACCTCGAACCACCACATTCCAACTCTAAAAGCCCAATGCTCTCACTCTAATGGCCACTAAGTAAGAAACCTAAAAAGATTGGGAAAGAGAAGTGAGCAACCAAAGCTTAGTGAATAGTACATATCTTATAAGCAAATCGAGCCTCCACTTTACATATTTAGAACTCAATGACATGACTCATTTATGTCAATCCAACATATAACAAAttggaagaataaaatgaattaTGTAATATTTCAAACTGGCTATATCAATAGCATAATTTCCTGTTTGTCCATAATATCAAAACAGTATCACTAGTTCAATTCAATAATTGAACTCGTTGTATTTCATGTCAATGGTTCATTCCATTAATCAAACTCGTATCACACGACAATGGTCTATCCCACCGATAAAGGAGGATAGTGTTCCGACGACCTAGACATGGCAGCTCGGGCAGCCATACAGCTAGCGAGATAGTTTTGTCGGTGATGCGAGGGATAGCTTCAAGAACAAGGACGGATGGATTATATTCTTTGTTATGCTTGCTTGACTTGACGCCCCATCTTGGGATATGCTATGTAGAATGGCCATGAGTGACTCTCATCTTGAGGGTTAAGGTAACAAATTTTTTATAGCAAACGATATGAAACATCTACAAGAATGGCCATGAGTGACTCATCTTGAGGGTTAAGGTAACAAATTTTTGATAGCAAACAATATGAAACATCTACAGAGAAGACCACCTACCGTGGTGGCTCAGCTAGGTAGGCGCTAGACTTCCATCGAGGAGGTCTAGTGTTTGAAGCTCTTGCAACGTAAGTTGCAGGAAGGCTA
This Eucalyptus grandis isolate ANBG69807.140 chromosome 7, ASM1654582v1, whole genome shotgun sequence DNA region includes the following protein-coding sequences:
- the LOC104447267 gene encoding UPF0481 protein At3g47200-like, whose translation is MDNNRGGRQATAEEHGIKLMKQELAYDMSQDIVAALQCLNESPGGSTCTIFRTPEAIGGGIAKACRPRIVSIGPYHHGEQQLQMLQKHKWRYLHTMLDQTQPHSVGLEDLINTVALKVEMIRQCYSESTECFNGPDLVKMMVVDGCFIIQFLRQIAGVMARDRHMDPPLNNSYVLYSVARDLLQLENQVPYFVLEDLFETTNVPEATWSLANLASYFFSCFDLGPGYVLERQINKKKCIYSIHFV